In Phoenix dactylifera cultivar Barhee BC4 chromosome 11, palm_55x_up_171113_PBpolish2nd_filt_p, whole genome shotgun sequence, the following are encoded in one genomic region:
- the LOC103700574 gene encoding cell number regulator 2-like isoform X1 gives MSSEAAMAWSTGLCDCCEDAGNCCLTCFCPCVTFGRIAEIVDRGSTSCGTAGLLYTLMMFVVGPPWIYSCFYRTKLRRQYSLPKEPCNDCLVHCFCHHLALCQEYRELQHRGFDMIIGWQASMERKRQGLSVYIYVCVCVCGGKWNGKLAGCLRCFFL, from the exons ATGAGTTCTGAGGCGGCTATGGCATGGTCCACCGGCCTCTGCGACTGCTGCGAAGATGCCGGCAACT GCTGCCTGACATGCTTCTGCCCATGCGTAACCTTCGGTCGGATCGCCGAGATTGTTGACAGAGGATCCACCT CATGCGGGACGGCTGGACTGCTGTATACTCTAATGATGTTCGTCGTCGGGCCACCCTGGATATACTCGTGCTTCTACCGGACCAAGCTGAGGCGGCAGTACTCGCTGCCGAAGGAACCCTGCAACGACTGCCTCGTCCACTGCTTCTGCCACCACTTGGCTCTCTGCCAAGAGTACCGCGAGCTCCAGCACCGGGGCTTCGACATGATCATAG GGTGGCAAGCGagcatggagaggaagaggcagGGACTCTCtgtctatatatatgtgtgtgtgtgtgtgtgtggaggGAAATGGAATGGGAAGTTAGCTGGGTGTTTGCGGTGTTTTTTTTTGTAG
- the LOC103700574 gene encoding cell number regulator 2-like isoform X2, translated as MSSEAAMAWSTGLCDCCEDAGNCCLTCFCPCVTFGRIAEIVDRGSTSCGTAGLLYTLMMFVVGPPWIYSCFYRTKLRRQYSLPKEPCNDCLVHCFCHHLALCQEYRELQHRGFDMIIGWQGNMERKGQAATLPPGTQGMSR; from the exons ATGAGTTCTGAGGCGGCTATGGCATGGTCCACCGGCCTCTGCGACTGCTGCGAAGATGCCGGCAACT GCTGCCTGACATGCTTCTGCCCATGCGTAACCTTCGGTCGGATCGCCGAGATTGTTGACAGAGGATCCACCT CATGCGGGACGGCTGGACTGCTGTATACTCTAATGATGTTCGTCGTCGGGCCACCCTGGATATACTCGTGCTTCTACCGGACCAAGCTGAGGCGGCAGTACTCGCTGCCGAAGGAACCCTGCAACGACTGCCTCGTCCACTGCTTCTGCCACCACTTGGCTCTCTGCCAAGAGTACCGCGAGCTCCAGCACCGGGGCTTCGACATGATCATAG gATGGCAAGGGAACATGGAGAGGAAGGGGCAGGCGGCGACGTTACCACCAGGGACTCAAGGCATGAGCCGTTAA